The sequence below is a genomic window from Desulfovibrionales bacterium.
TATACCGGCATTATGAGCGGGTTAGGGTGGGTCTATTATGCGGGCATCGCCCTGACGGCGATGGCTATGGCGCTGCAACATATATTTGTTACGCCCAAAGACCTTTCAAAAATCAACCTCTCCTTCTTCACCATGAACGGCATAATCAGCATTACCCTCTTTCTGGCTACATGGGCCGCCCTTTCTTGATATAACAGTACGCAGATTTCCGCGGATATTCACAGAAAAATAAAATTGTGGAAGCAGGAGTCTGTTCTGGATTGTCGCTGGATTTTGCCCCTGGATTCCCGCTTCCTGTCATATTTTTTCCACTTTTGCGGCCAGATAATAAGCAAAAACCAGACACAGAATTACCAGGGCGCTAAGCCCAATCTCCCAGAGCCGTTCCACCTGAACGTGCTCCACATGTGATAGCTCGATCTCGACCAGAAGTATCCGCCGAACCGAGGCTATGATTCCGATGGAAAGAAAAGGTTCCAGGGTAAATCTCTGCTTCTTAAGGAAACGGATAATGGTCCAGAAAAGCTCAAGGATAATCAGGGCCAGGAGCACATCATTCACCAGGCTGATTATGGCAGTGCGGGATGGATGAGCAAGATTGGTAATCCCGTAATACATGATGAAGCCGCAGGCGATAAGCAGTAAAAGACCTGCCAGCACGTGAAAGGCAATGTCCGCATGAACAAGTAATCGTCTGATCTTTTCTTTCAGATCCGGCCTTGATTCTTCCATATCAGCGCCTTTTTATTAACTTGTCTCACATGCGTATCCTGATATTTATGATATAGTTATGCCATACAAATCCCCCAAAGAAAAGCAATAAAATAAGGGCAGAGCAAGGAACCGGTGTAGTCGTGTTATTCTATTCCAGTTCCCTACCCTGCCCAAATTTTCGTTTATATA
It includes:
- a CDS encoding phosphate-starvation-inducible PsiE family protein, coding for MEESRPDLKEKIRRLLVHADIAFHVLAGLLLLIACGFIMYYGITNLAHPSRTAIISLVNDVLLALIILELFWTIIRFLKKQRFTLEPFLSIGIIASVRRILLVEIELSHVEHVQVERLWEIGLSALVILCLVFAYYLAAKVEKI